In the Deltaproteobacteria bacterium genome, CCGAGAAACACTCGACCCTTAGCGCTCAAATGGCCACGAGCTAGATGCCTCGCCACTGCGCTATCGATTGTAAACAAAAGGCAATGCGAGTACCGCCTTGGCACCCAGTCCCAGCGTGGGCCATTTGCAACTGGCGGCATGGGCGGGATGATGTAGAGCCAAATCAGGAGAGGGATACTTATACACGCAGGCTTGGCCTCAAAATTGCTTAAATAAAAAAATAAATTAAATAACTGCCGGGCGCGGCAACGAGCTCACCTAACGCAGACGAGGAAGTTGGTATTCGCCTGGTAGTAGTGGAGAGTGTAGCCGTAGGCCAGGTACACGTACCACGCATAAGTCGTGAAGTTCGAGTTCGTGGACGACGACCAGAAATCAGTTTGCATTTTCGCAAGCATCATAAAATCAACCGACTTTAGACAGATAGAAGTGATGCCATGCTCGTACATAGACATCAACTCCTTTTGTGTAGGTAAACGCCAGGTTCCGGCTGCAAAACCACCATAAGTGGAGCCAGCACAAGTGCTCAGCGCCGTATTCCAAGCGAATGCTGTGCTGATCACTTTGGTTGTCACGAGATTGGTGATCTTGTCTTTGTACTGGCAACTCTCAGGACTCGTTGCGCAGGTCGTAGCCGTGCCCCCCCCGTTGGTGGTGGTGACATCTTCCCATTCGGAACTATCGCATACAACGTCTGAGGACCAAGCTCGGACCTTGTTGCCCGGGGGGCCGTACTCGATCGTATCCCAGTATTCGTAAGTAGTACCAGTAGTCACGCCGGCAGAACCGATACTGCCTACTGCTCCATCGTAATTAAAGTAAGTCCTGTTGCCAGCCTCGGCCGCTTTCTTCAAACCGCCTACGGTCTTCACGTCCCTCTTCGAATTGCAGCCAGCGGCGACCGGGAGCTGCAGAGCAATGAGGCATCGGATGAAAATCGTCCAAGCTCGCTTCGCTATGCCACGCGAGCACGTATAGTCAGAGGTTGTCCTGAGGGGTCCGCGCATACCGTTGGCTCCCGAAATTCCACAAAGGCGAAGCCCTACTTCCACCTCCTTTTCGGCACCCCGGGGATTAAACTTGAACACAATTTTACCCCCCCCCTCCTGATAAATTCCCAATATTTACATATAGTTATCGACCATACTTGACACACTTTGCACCTCGAAGTCGGATGACTAAGGCTAGGCCAATAAGCTGAATGATTTGGCGTAATACCCTGAAATTTATCGCCTGAACGTAGCGATGGCCGGAATCGGATGGCGGGAGTCTGTAATCTCCAGAAACC is a window encoding:
- a CDS encoding DUF1566 domain-containing protein produces the protein MRGPLRTTSDYTCSRGIAKRAWTIFIRCLIALQLPVAAGCNSKRDVKTVGGLKKAAEAGNRTYFNYDGAVGSIGSAGVTTGTTYEYWDTIEYGPPGNKVRAWSSDVVCDSSEWEDVTTTNGGGTATTCATSPESCQYKDKITNLVTTKVISTAFAWNTALSTCAGSTYGGFAAGTWRLPTQKELMSMYEHGITSICLKSVDFMMLAKMQTDFWSSSTNSNFTTYAWYVYLAYGYTLHYYQANTNFLVCVR